The proteins below come from a single Dinghuibacter silviterrae genomic window:
- a CDS encoding UDP-2,3-diacylglucosamine diphosphatase, translating to MAGQKKIYFLSDFHLGAPNRDASLVRERRICAFLDEKADDMDTLFLLGDMFDFWYEYKDVVPKGYTRILGKLAALTDRGIPVHFFVGNHDMWMKGYFERELNIPVYHEPKVFELRGKRFLIGHGDGLGPGDHGYKFIKKIFRNPLCQAMFGTLHPYVGIGLANYFSRKSRESTGQLHERVWLGEEKEWLLIYCREVLTREHFDYFVFGHRHLPVDYPASPTSRYINTGDWITHDSYAVFDGISMDLQYYKP from the coding sequence ATGGCCGGTCAAAAAAAGATCTATTTCCTAAGCGACTTTCACCTGGGTGCTCCCAACCGGGACGCCAGCCTTGTCCGGGAACGGCGGATATGCGCCTTCCTGGATGAAAAAGCGGACGATATGGATACCCTGTTTCTGCTGGGGGATATGTTCGACTTCTGGTATGAATACAAGGATGTTGTCCCCAAAGGGTACACGCGTATCCTGGGCAAGCTGGCGGCGTTGACGGACCGGGGTATACCGGTGCACTTTTTTGTGGGCAACCACGACATGTGGATGAAAGGCTATTTCGAACGAGAGCTCAACATACCCGTCTATCACGAGCCAAAAGTGTTCGAGCTCCGCGGGAAGCGTTTCCTGATCGGACATGGCGATGGCCTCGGGCCCGGGGACCACGGCTACAAGTTTATCAAGAAGATTTTCAGAAACCCCTTATGCCAGGCGATGTTCGGTACCCTTCATCCTTATGTGGGGATAGGGCTGGCCAATTATTTTAGCCGCAAGAGCCGGGAGTCCACCGGACAGCTCCACGAAAGGGTGTGGCTTGGGGAAGAAAAGGAATGGCTCCTGATCTATTGCAGGGAGGTACTGACGCGGGAACATTTTGACTATTTTGTATTCGGACACCGGCACCTACCGGTCGACTATCCGGCTTCTCCCACCAGCCGGTACATCAATACCGGGGACTGGATCACGCACGACAGTTACGCCGTGTTTGACGGGATCTCCATGGACCTTCAATATTATAAGCCATGA
- a CDS encoding LutC/YkgG family protein gives MKVSSAKENILKRIRQALSNPVPVPFPNSEGTASVYQPTPEELEVKFAEEFSALQGKFLYCAGREELLEGLRSLIQVRGWKETKVVCKEEGLRDLVSPLRLVYTDSVQEAAAGITGCEYLVARTGSILMSSAQSSGRTTSVYVPVHLCIAYVDQLVYDIKEGIQRIKEKYPDRLPSLITLASGPSRTADIEKTLVVGIHGPKEVFVFLVER, from the coding sequence ATGAAGGTATCGTCTGCGAAAGAAAATATACTCAAACGAATCAGACAGGCACTGAGCAACCCAGTGCCTGTTCCTTTTCCAAACAGTGAAGGAACCGCCTCGGTTTACCAACCGACCCCCGAAGAACTGGAAGTGAAATTTGCGGAAGAGTTTTCGGCCCTCCAGGGCAAATTCCTCTACTGCGCGGGCCGGGAAGAACTCCTGGAGGGGCTGAGGTCCCTGATCCAGGTCCGGGGATGGAAGGAGACCAAGGTGGTGTGTAAGGAAGAAGGCCTTCGCGACCTCGTGAGCCCCCTTCGCCTGGTGTATACCGATTCCGTGCAGGAAGCCGCCGCAGGGATCACCGGCTGTGAATACCTCGTGGCGCGTACCGGGTCTATCCTGATGAGCAGCGCCCAGTCCAGCGGGCGGACGACGAGCGTGTATGTCCCGGTCCATCTTTGCATCGCCTACGTGGACCAGTTGGTATACGATATAAAGGAAGGTATACAACGGATCAAGGAAAAATACCCCGACAGACTCCCTTCCCTGATCACCCTGGCCTCGGGACCCAGCCGCACGGCCGATATTGAAAAAACCCTCGTCGTGGGTATACACGGCCCAAAAGAGGTCTTCGTATTCCTCGTAGAACGGTAA
- the ftsH gene encoding ATP-dependent zinc metalloprotease FtsH, with amino-acid sequence MAQDELKKDRRIGPGNEVTGRGDRDPKKGPRFNIYWVYGLIAAVIIGFQLYRGSNPEAMITTREDFIDSMLSKGDVERYLVVPNKNLVRVYIKPSSLNKPYYISLEKASNYTPSTSNGTDKGPQFMFRVVDAKGFDTQMQQFFKDHPDVVKPKSDASDEESFFGPLVQLLLPVLLFVGLWILFMRKVGGPAGGGGPGGIFNIGKSKATLFDKGTKVNITFSDVAGLDEAKVEVMEIVDFLKNPKKYTSLGGKIPKGALLIGPPGTGKTLLAKAMAGEAQVPFFSMSGSDFVELFVGVGASRVRDLFKQAREKAPCIIFIDEIDAIGRARGRNAIMSNDERENTLNQLLVEMDGFGTDSGIIILAATNRPDVLDSALLRPGRFDRQITIDRPDVKGRETIFYVHLKPIKKSSRLDIRKLAEQTPGFAGADIANVCNEAALIAARKGKTEVEMEDFQDAIDRVIGGLEKKNKIISPDEKEIIAYHEAGHAICGWYLEHAYPLLKVTIVPRGTAALGYAQYTPKEQYLYNTDQLFDQMCMTLGGRASEEIFFGKISTGASNDLQQITKMAYSMVTVYGMNEKVGNISFYDPAQEGYFTKPYSEDTGKMIDEEVRKLIEKAYISTKALLQEKKTQVEVLAKELLKKEVLFQSDVEALIGKRPYEEKKPAEVVDTHHDTLPPTLQNGLPPEVEKF; translated from the coding sequence ATGGCACAAGACGAATTAAAAAAGGATAGAAGGATCGGCCCAGGCAATGAAGTGACCGGAAGAGGGGACCGGGACCCAAAAAAGGGTCCCCGTTTCAATATATATTGGGTGTATGGTCTTATCGCAGCCGTCATCATAGGTTTTCAGCTGTACCGGGGGAGTAACCCGGAAGCCATGATCACCACCCGCGAGGACTTTATCGACAGCATGCTGTCCAAAGGGGATGTGGAACGTTATCTGGTGGTCCCCAACAAAAACCTGGTCCGGGTATACATCAAACCATCGTCCCTCAACAAGCCGTATTACATCAGCCTGGAGAAGGCGAGCAACTATACGCCTTCCACCAGCAACGGGACCGACAAGGGACCCCAGTTTATGTTCCGGGTAGTGGACGCCAAGGGCTTTGACACCCAGATGCAACAATTTTTCAAGGACCACCCGGATGTCGTCAAACCGAAGTCCGACGCCAGCGACGAAGAGAGCTTTTTTGGCCCCCTCGTCCAGCTCCTGCTGCCCGTACTGTTGTTCGTAGGGCTCTGGATCCTCTTTATGCGTAAGGTAGGCGGACCGGCAGGCGGGGGCGGACCCGGTGGTATTTTCAATATCGGCAAATCCAAGGCGACCCTGTTCGATAAAGGGACCAAGGTCAACATCACTTTTAGCGACGTGGCCGGTTTGGACGAGGCCAAAGTAGAGGTGATGGAGATCGTGGATTTCCTGAAAAACCCCAAGAAGTACACCTCGCTGGGGGGCAAGATTCCGAAAGGAGCGTTGCTGATAGGCCCTCCCGGTACCGGTAAAACCCTGCTGGCCAAAGCAATGGCCGGTGAGGCGCAAGTGCCCTTCTTTTCCATGTCCGGTTCGGACTTTGTGGAATTATTCGTAGGGGTGGGTGCCAGCCGTGTCCGGGACCTGTTCAAGCAAGCAAGGGAGAAGGCGCCCTGTATCATCTTCATAGACGAAATCGACGCCATCGGGCGGGCCCGCGGCCGTAATGCCATCATGAGCAACGACGAAAGGGAGAACACCCTGAACCAGCTCCTGGTGGAAATGGATGGTTTTGGTACGGACAGCGGGATCATTATCCTGGCGGCCACCAACCGCCCGGACGTTTTGGACAGCGCGCTCCTCAGACCGGGCCGTTTCGACCGCCAGATCACCATCGACCGCCCGGACGTAAAGGGACGGGAAACCATCTTCTATGTCCACCTGAAACCGATCAAGAAATCGTCCAGGCTGGATATCCGTAAGCTGGCCGAACAAACGCCCGGTTTTGCCGGGGCGGATATCGCCAATGTTTGTAACGAGGCCGCGCTGATTGCCGCCCGTAAGGGGAAGACGGAGGTGGAAATGGAAGACTTCCAGGACGCCATCGACCGCGTGATTGGTGGTTTGGAAAAGAAAAACAAGATCATTTCCCCGGACGAAAAGGAGATCATCGCTTACCACGAAGCCGGTCACGCCATCTGTGGATGGTACCTGGAACACGCCTATCCCCTGTTAAAGGTGACGATCGTGCCCCGTGGTACGGCCGCCCTGGGTTACGCCCAATATACCCCGAAAGAACAATACCTCTACAATACCGACCAACTGTTCGACCAGATGTGTATGACGCTGGGCGGCCGCGCCTCCGAAGAGATCTTTTTTGGCAAAATCTCCACCGGGGCCAGCAACGACCTTCAGCAGATCACCAAGATGGCTTATTCCATGGTGACGGTCTACGGGATGAACGAAAAAGTCGGAAATATCAGCTTTTACGATCCCGCGCAGGAGGGCTACTTTACAAAACCCTATAGCGAGGATACCGGCAAGATGATCGATGAAGAGGTTCGTAAACTGATCGAGAAGGCATACATCAGCACCAAGGCGTTGCTCCAGGAGAAAAAGACCCAAGTGGAGGTTCTTGCAAAGGAACTGCTCAAGAAAGAGGTCCTTTTCCAAAGCGATGTGGAGGCCCTGATCGGTAAAAGGCCTTATGAAGAGAAAAAACCGGCCGAAGTGGTGGACACTCATCACGATACGCTGCCCCCTACCCTCCAAAATGGTTTACCGCCCGAGGTTGAAAAATTTTAA
- the rsfS gene encoding ribosome silencing factor: protein MAALSILSTRPKSSSTRLTRSSKIFKTIIQSIQQKKGEYIVSLDLRKIPEAVADFFIICQASSHIQVKAIADFIREEVAEHCQERPYHHEGTQAMQWVLIDYVNIVVHIFLPETRKFYRLEEMWSDAPQTEHAG from the coding sequence TTGGCAGCATTATCTATATTGTCTACCCGCCCGAAAAGCAGCAGTACAAGGCTAACCAGGAGCAGTAAGATCTTCAAAACCATCATACAATCCATCCAACAAAAAAAAGGGGAGTATATTGTCAGCCTGGACTTACGAAAAATACCCGAGGCCGTGGCAGACTTTTTTATCATCTGCCAGGCCAGTAGCCATATCCAGGTGAAAGCGATTGCCGACTTTATAAGAGAAGAAGTAGCCGAACACTGTCAGGAACGACCCTATCACCACGAGGGCACTCAGGCAATGCAATGGGTACTAATTGATTACGTAAATATCGTGGTGCATATATTCCTCCCTGAAACCCGGAAGTTCTACCGTTTGGAAGAGATGTGGAGCGACGCGCCTCAGACGGAACACGCCGGGTAG
- a CDS encoding biotin--[acetyl-CoA-carboxylase] ligase, with amino-acid sequence MPKITILIGFSFVELSTVDSTNNYAMALVHEGMASHGTAIFAHAQTAGKGQRGKQWNTEPGSNIILSVLVDASPVRHLPPFSLSAATALAAYDLFTRYAVHETSIKWPNDIYWRDRKAAGILIENAYHGKEWQWAVIGIGLNVNQVRFPELPRPPVSLKQVTGRDFDAAGLARELCVLLEERWQALLRDGADATLIRYQDHLLGMGRPVRLRHDGFVFETEVLGVLPDGRLRTSGPATASPDAAPGAGGEALFSIGDVEWMFDH; translated from the coding sequence TTGCCAAAAATAACAATTCTGATCGGTTTCTCCTTTGTCGAATTGTCAACCGTTGACAGCACCAACAACTATGCCATGGCCTTGGTCCATGAAGGAATGGCGAGCCATGGAACGGCGATTTTCGCCCACGCCCAGACCGCCGGAAAAGGCCAGCGGGGCAAGCAATGGAACACGGAGCCCGGCTCCAATATTATCCTGTCGGTGCTCGTAGATGCGTCGCCCGTCCGGCATCTCCCGCCCTTCTCCCTGAGCGCGGCCACGGCGCTTGCAGCCTACGATCTGTTCACCCGCTACGCCGTACACGAGACTTCCATCAAGTGGCCAAACGATATTTACTGGCGTGACAGAAAGGCAGCCGGCATCCTCATCGAGAACGCCTACCACGGCAAAGAATGGCAGTGGGCTGTCATCGGCATCGGTCTAAACGTCAACCAGGTCCGCTTCCCGGAGCTTCCCCGCCCCCCCGTATCGCTCAAACAGGTCACCGGAAGGGACTTCGATGCCGCCGGCCTCGCCCGGGAGTTGTGCGTGCTCCTGGAAGAGCGCTGGCAGGCGTTGCTCCGCGACGGCGCGGACGCAACGTTGATCCGCTACCAGGATCACTTGCTGGGAATGGGGCGTCCCGTGCGGCTACGGCACGACGGTTTTGTTTTCGAAACCGAGGTCCTTGGGGTGCTGCCCGACGGGCGGCTACGGACGAGCGGCCCGGCCACAGCCTCGCCCGATGCGGCGCCCGGCGCCGGCGGCGAGGCCCTCTTCTCCATCGGCGACGTAGAATGGATGTTTGACCATTAA
- a CDS encoding isocitrate/isopropylmalate family dehydrogenase, whose protein sequence is MKIAVAKGDGIGPEIMDTVLHIFEAAGVPLTYEFVEMGKWVFDKGFSTGMTPEAQQTIERLGILFKGPMETPKGKGVKSINVTARKVWNTYANKRVFQSLHGVDTVFSKAGIPIRLTILRENIEDTYGGIEHMLTGDVAVSRRMITRPGCMQFLRYCFDMASKQGARRITCAHKANIMKLTDGLFLDCFNEIATEYPHLKADDIIVDDLAMKLVIKPHEFDVICLTNLQGDIVSDLCAGLVGGLGFAPSANIGDAISIFEAVHGTAPDIAGKHIANPTSLLLSGLMMLRHLGIWEQAATIENALLHTLEQGVHTGDFGDKTTAPVMTPEFAAAIISNFGKLPATNAVATQPNHLVDHHPAKPKEYQMLVSENPAPETINGVDLFVESAEQPGVVADKCLRHPGARFTLTTLSNRGTQVWPTGSLFTNCANVYTARFEKKEGPVTVQEVLDLCGRVSADFKICSYELLLQYGNTRGYSLAQGQ, encoded by the coding sequence ATGAAAATCGCTGTAGCAAAAGGGGACGGGATCGGTCCCGAGATCATGGACACCGTCCTGCACATATTTGAAGCAGCCGGCGTCCCCCTCACTTATGAATTTGTCGAGATGGGCAAGTGGGTTTTCGACAAAGGTTTTAGTACCGGGATGACCCCCGAAGCCCAACAAACGATCGAACGCCTGGGCATCCTGTTCAAGGGTCCCATGGAAACCCCCAAAGGCAAGGGTGTAAAAAGCATCAATGTGACCGCCCGGAAGGTTTGGAACACCTACGCCAACAAACGCGTTTTCCAATCCCTTCACGGCGTGGACACCGTCTTTTCCAAGGCTGGTATTCCCATCCGTCTTACGATCCTCCGCGAAAATATAGAAGACACTTACGGTGGGATCGAGCACATGCTCACCGGGGACGTCGCCGTCAGCCGCCGGATGATCACCCGCCCCGGCTGTATGCAATTCCTTCGCTATTGTTTCGATATGGCCTCCAAACAGGGCGCACGCCGGATCACCTGCGCCCATAAGGCCAATATCATGAAGTTGACCGACGGTTTGTTCCTGGACTGTTTTAACGAAATCGCGACAGAATACCCCCATTTGAAGGCGGACGATATCATCGTGGACGACCTGGCCATGAAGCTGGTGATCAAACCCCATGAATTCGACGTGATTTGTCTGACCAACCTCCAGGGCGATATTGTCAGCGACCTTTGCGCCGGGCTTGTCGGCGGGCTTGGTTTCGCCCCCTCCGCCAACATCGGGGATGCCATTTCCATCTTCGAGGCCGTCCATGGCACCGCTCCAGACATTGCCGGCAAGCACATTGCCAACCCGACCTCCCTCCTGTTGAGCGGTCTGATGATGCTCCGGCACCTGGGCATCTGGGAACAGGCCGCCACCATTGAAAACGCCCTTTTACATACCCTGGAGCAAGGCGTCCATACCGGGGACTTCGGGGACAAAACCACCGCCCCGGTCATGACCCCGGAGTTTGCCGCCGCCATCATCAGTAATTTCGGAAAGCTCCCGGCCACCAACGCTGTAGCCACCCAGCCCAACCACCTGGTGGACCACCACCCGGCAAAGCCGAAGGAATACCAGATGCTGGTGTCCGAAAACCCTGCACCGGAAACCATCAATGGCGTCGACCTTTTCGTGGAAAGCGCCGAACAACCGGGCGTTGTCGCGGACAAGTGCCTCCGCCACCCAGGGGCCCGCTTTACCCTGACGACCCTGAGCAACCGGGGGACGCAGGTCTGGCCAACGGGCTCGCTTTTTACAAACTGCGCGAACGTCTACACGGCCCGCTTCGAGAAAAAGGAGGGCCCCGTTACCGTCCAGGAGGTCCTGGATCTTTGCGGGCGCGTTTCCGCGGACTTCAAGATATGTTCCTATGAGCTGCTGCTCCAATACGGGAACACCCGCGGGTACTCGCTCGCGCAAGGGCAGTAG
- the bcp gene encoding thioredoxin-dependent thiol peroxidase, which translates to MSHLKEGDAAPAFTAKDQNGKTVSLSDYRGQKVILYFYPKDDTPGCTAQACNLRDNYALLKKKGYVVLGVSTDSEKSHKKFEEKFDLPFTLVADPDQVIVNAYGVWGEKQMFGKKYMGTIRETFLIDEKGIIKGVIARPDTGNHTQEVLDAWAKVA; encoded by the coding sequence ATGAGTCACTTAAAAGAAGGGGATGCAGCCCCGGCATTTACCGCAAAAGACCAGAACGGCAAGACCGTCTCCCTCTCCGATTACCGGGGCCAAAAGGTCATCCTCTACTTCTACCCGAAAGACGATACGCCGGGTTGTACGGCCCAGGCCTGTAACCTCCGGGACAACTATGCCCTGCTGAAAAAGAAAGGTTATGTGGTGCTTGGCGTCAGTACGGATTCTGAAAAGAGCCACAAGAAATTCGAGGAGAAATTCGACCTGCCGTTTACGCTCGTCGCGGATCCCGACCAAGTGATCGTGAATGCGTACGGTGTCTGGGGCGAGAAGCAGATGTTTGGGAAAAAATACATGGGCACCATACGGGAGACCTTTCTCATTGACGAAAAGGGGATCATCAAAGGAGTGATCGCCAGGCCGGATACGGGGAACCATACCCAGGAGGTGCTGGATGCGTGGGCGAAGGTGGCGTAA
- a CDS encoding M23 family metallopeptidase: MRPGHFHMGLDIKTNGRTGFPVHAAADGYISRVKIESVGFGNAIYINHPNGYTTVYVHLDHFTPALEAYVKEQQYKLERWEVLLDIPPDLFPVRQGQVIAASGNTGGSMAPHLHFEIRDTHADENRNPFLFGLPIVDNLPPVLSRVGVYDGDQSVYLQVPRLYPLAPASGVYTVPGHEVVTHATKVRLAIGAVDLQTGSANKLGIYSATVFVDGKPVNGFTLDRFGYDLTRYVNAHTDYSLKTGGGPSLEFLSPLPGDLLPIYHPASEDGLVHLNDDEPHPVRIEVKDAAGNTSVAAFTLRREGPAPVNDQGDLFLPNQVNVFENDEFLLYLPEHALYDAVRPVFQNLGSTAAEPGSVPLSPVYSVLASSIPVEDSFTVSIRPPATLPDQETGKYVIFETGARAHHVSRVTWSKGWASARLKDLGEFRLLRDDTPPEIRPLGWTDGAQLSRRGVLSVAVKDNLGSVNGFRAELDGKWLMFSYKGDVYTYHFDAHFPPGEHVLTLSVYDEAGNLTRRTYHVSR; this comes from the coding sequence TTGAGGCCTGGCCATTTCCACATGGGCCTGGACATAAAAACAAACGGACGCACTGGCTTCCCCGTACATGCCGCAGCCGACGGGTATATTTCCCGCGTAAAAATCGAATCCGTCGGTTTTGGAAATGCGATATATATCAACCATCCGAACGGGTATACGACAGTTTATGTGCACCTGGACCATTTCACGCCGGCCCTGGAGGCGTATGTAAAGGAGCAACAGTACAAGCTCGAACGCTGGGAAGTACTTCTTGACATTCCGCCCGACCTTTTTCCTGTCCGCCAGGGCCAGGTGATTGCCGCCAGCGGGAATACGGGCGGTTCCATGGCGCCGCACCTGCACTTCGAGATCCGGGACACCCATGCGGACGAAAACCGGAATCCTTTTCTTTTCGGATTGCCGATCGTCGACAACCTGCCCCCTGTCCTGTCGAGGGTAGGCGTGTACGACGGAGACCAGAGTGTTTATCTCCAGGTTCCCCGGCTTTACCCGCTCGCGCCGGCGTCCGGCGTCTATACGGTACCGGGACATGAGGTCGTGACCCACGCCACCAAGGTCCGCCTGGCGATCGGCGCGGTGGATCTCCAGACGGGTTCGGCGAACAAACTGGGTATCTACAGCGCAACCGTTTTCGTGGACGGCAAGCCGGTGAACGGATTTACGCTCGACCGGTTTGGTTACGACCTTACGCGCTATGTCAACGCCCATACGGACTACAGCCTGAAAACCGGCGGCGGTCCGTCCCTGGAGTTCCTAAGCCCCCTTCCGGGGGACCTGCTCCCCATCTATCATCCCGCGTCCGAAGACGGTTTAGTCCACTTGAATGACGACGAACCCCATCCGGTCAGGATCGAAGTAAAGGATGCGGCAGGCAACACCTCGGTGGCGGCCTTTACCTTGCGCAGGGAAGGCCCTGCGCCGGTCAACGACCAGGGCGATCTTTTCCTGCCGAACCAGGTCAATGTCTTCGAAAACGACGAATTCCTGTTGTACTTGCCGGAACATGCGTTGTATGATGCGGTGAGACCGGTGTTTCAGAACCTCGGTTCGACTGCCGCCGAGCCCGGTTCGGTCCCGCTTTCACCGGTTTACAGCGTGCTGGCCTCGTCTATTCCCGTCGAGGATTCCTTTACGGTCAGCATACGTCCCCCGGCGACGCTCCCCGATCAGGAAACAGGGAAGTATGTCATTTTCGAAACCGGGGCCCGCGCCCACCACGTCTCGCGGGTGACCTGGAGTAAAGGCTGGGCCAGCGCCAGGCTGAAGGACCTGGGCGAATTCCGGTTGCTCAGGGACGACACACCCCCTGAGATCCGGCCGTTGGGCTGGACCGACGGGGCGCAGCTTTCCCGGCGGGGGGTATTGAGTGTTGCGGTAAAGGACAACCTCGGTTCTGTGAACGGGTTCCGCGCAGAGCTCGACGGCAAATGGCTGATGTTCAGTTATAAGGGGGATGTATACACGTATCATTTCGATGCGCACTTTCCACCGGGGGAGCACGTCCTCACTTTATCCGTTTATGACGAGGCAGGCAACCTGACCCGTCGGACCTATCACGTAAGTCGCTAA